The following is a genomic window from Dehalobacter sp..
AGCAGCGTCTCCATTGGCTAGCCGGAATGGTATTGTACTTTTGGGGTTGCCAATTGATCAACCTTCAATTATAAATACGCAGAATAATAATTGCGCACATGTTATTAACGGGGGACCTTCCTGGCTTGAGTTGGCGGTTCCCGGATGCAATCACACAGCTGTGTTGCTAACCATACCATACCCATCAGAAGCTCGGCTGAAGGAACTTCTTCATGACTCCCTGGAAGAAGAACAGGCTTTACAACAAGCCTATTCTGTTAAAGTTCGTCAATTGTTTAGCGAGTTGGCAAAAAATTACCGGGATAATACCGTTAACATTGCCTTGAGTCATATTTTTGTTCAAGGTGGTTTGACTTCAGATTCAGAGCGTCCCATATTTTCAATAGGTGGGGCATGTACGGTGCTACCTGAGGACCTGCCACAGAGTGCACAGTATATAGCGTTAGGTCACCTGCACCGGCCCCAGGTTGTAAAGGGCAGTAATGCAACATGTCGTTACTCCGGGTCTCCATTGGCCTATAGTTTCTCCGAGACAGGTCAGGCAAAATCCGTAGTTGTTGTAGATGTTCTCCCTGGCCGACCAGCTGAAGTACGTGAATTAGTTTTATCCAGTGGTTGCCCATTAGTACGCTGGAAGGCCACTGATGGAATACCCCAAGTATATAGCTGGTTGGATGAGGGCCGTGATCCAAGGGCTTGGATTGATTTAGAAATTAAAACTGATGCACCTCTTACTATACAGGAGGTGCAACAATTACGTAAGGCATGTGGGCGCTTCATAGATATTAGAGTGGATTACCCTGAAATTCGGCATGAAAGTGAACGACATTCCAGGGCAGGTTTACCTATAGACCAGCTGTTTACTATTTTTTACGAAAGAAAATACGGGGTAAAGCCGGATGAAAAAATGATTTCTCTTTTTATAGATATTTTAGGTGGCAGGGAAGAAAATCAGCAGAACGGAAACGGAGGTGAAGACCTGTGAAACCTATTACTCTTAAATTAGCGGGTTTGCATAGTTTCCGGGAAGTACAGGTAGTAGACTTTGAAAAACTCTGCGAGGTTGGTCTCTTTGGTATTTTCGGTCCTACTGGTAGTGGAAAATCCACTGTACTAGATGCTCTTACTCTGGCATTGTATGGCAAGGTGGAGAGGGCAACATACGGAACCCAAGGAATCTTAAATCATGCCGAGGACCGGGTGGTAGTTGAATTTACTTTTGAACTTGATCAGCCGGAAGGGCGTAAACGTTACAGGGTAGAACGCGTTTATCGGCGCAGCGGTGATAGCTCAGTAACCAGCGCGGGAGCTCGGCTCATACAGATTACTAATGATGATGAAAAGCCTATAGCGGAGAAGAGCAAAGTTACTGAAGAAATTACATCGATGCTGGGGCTCACAGTTGATGATTTCACCAGGGCAGTAGTTTTACCGCAGGGGAAGTTTGATGAATTTTTAAAGAAAATAAAGCCGCTTGATCGCCGGCGCATGCTGGAGCGCCTTTTTGGGTTGTATGAATATGGTGATAAATTAAGGCAGAAGGTGGATTTTCGGTTAAGTGAAGTAAGTAATAAAATGGCTTCTGTACTAGGAGAACTTGAAGGATTGGGGGATGCCTCGGACGAAACTCTCGATTCCACCCAAAAAAGATATGATGAAACCAACCGCATGGTAAACGAGGTAAATGATTTTCTAAAGAAACTGGAAAAAGAGCATAAAGAATTGGAAAAAATATGGACTTGGCAGGAAGAAAAGTTTTCCTTGGACCAAAAACTAAATAATCTACTTGAACGCGAACTAGAAATAGACGCCTCCAGGCTAAAACTTGAGGCAGCCATAAGAGCTGGTAAAGTTTTACCGTTCTTAAATGAAGAAGATCATGTAAAAAAAGTTTTTACAGCTGCCCAGGAAAATTTTAAAACTAATAAAGATAAGCTTTCTTTAGTCGAACTTGCAGCGGAAAAGGCAGAAGAAACCTTTGAGACTGTCAGCCTCCAGCGGCAAGAAGTAGCTCCCGTGCTTTTAGGAAAAAAAGAACGCCTAATCCAGGCAGTAGAATTGGA
Proteins encoded in this region:
- the sbcD gene encoding exonuclease subunit SbcD is translated as MRILHTSDWHLGRTIEGRSRQTEQEDFLEELCRLVIDEKIDAILVAGDVFDAYNPPAFAEQIFYDAVDNMAAGGERAVIVIAGNHDSPERLIAASPLASRNGIVLLGLPIDQPSIINTQNNNCAHVINGGPSWLELAVPGCNHTAVLLTIPYPSEARLKELLHDSLEEEQALQQAYSVKVRQLFSELAKNYRDNTVNIALSHIFVQGGLTSDSERPIFSIGGACTVLPEDLPQSAQYIALGHLHRPQVVKGSNATCRYSGSPLAYSFSETGQAKSVVVVDVLPGRPAEVRELVLSSGCPLVRWKATDGIPQVYSWLDEGRDPRAWIDLEIKTDAPLTIQEVQQLRKACGRFIDIRVDYPEIRHESERHSRAGLPIDQLFTIFYERKYGVKPDEKMISLFIDILGGREENQQNGNGGEDL